A segment of the uncultured Desulfobulbus sp. genome:
GTTCGGGAGCGGTGGCCTTACGCACATGCAGGGTGCAACCGTCGCGTTGGCTGAAAGTGGCGCTTACCCGTTGCTGGACAGCGAGTATGTTGCGCAGCGATGCCCAGCTTTCGTTGATACTGTGGGCCTTGAGTTTGCACCTCACGGCCTGGACCGCCTGATAGGCCAACACGGTGATGAACAGGTGTCCTTCAGCCCGATCCTCCTTGTGATGGTAGATCGGACGTAGCCCCAATTCGGATTTGAGGCTGCGGAACACTGCCTCCAGATCAGTGAGCATGGTATAGGTCTGCCACAACTTGGCCGCGTCCCAAGTCAGTTCGTTGGTGCGCAGGCAGTAAACGCCGGGATGGGTGAGCATACTGCCCTCTCCCGGCAACCGCTCCCAGGTAAGGCCAATGGCCTTGGTGCCGCCGGCATCGGGGATCAGCTCGATGCGATAGTGCTGGCCAACACCATGGGATTTGGCAACCAGGCGGCCGATGCGCAGTAACAGCTTGTCGCGGTCCTTGGTGGTGCGCGGTTTGTTCAGACCATCGGCAATCTTGGTCAACTCCTGCTCGAACTGATCGATAAAAGCGTTGGTTGATAGCCTCTTCCTTGTTTTGCCGTTCTTCTGAGTGACAGTAGAGCCTGGCTTCTGTGCCCTCTTCATTCAGCACCCGCTGGATGCGGATGGTCTGACCACAGGCGGAGGACGTCTCCACGGCGTCATTGGCATCAAATTTCCGAACACGCTCCCGGCTGACCACCAGATAACGATATTGGTGGTCTACAAGCCAGGTGATGTTCTCCTCGGTGGCGATACCCCTGTCCATAATCACCAGGGCCGAGGCAGGGGCATTGAGCCCTTCGAGCATCTCGGCAAGCGTTGTCCCCTCAACGACGTTGCCGGCAAACATCCGTGAACGCCGGACGAAGCCGCTGCCGTCCAGCACCAGACCGAGGGTCACCAAGGGGCAATCCGAGCGTTTTTCCTTGGAATGTCCCCGTTTGGCCTTGTGGTTGCTGCCCATCTCCCCCTCGAAATACGTATTGGTCAGATCGTAGAGGGTGACGGTTGACGGCAGGGAAAACAACGTGTCGATACGCTGAAAGAGCATCTCCTCAATGGTCTGCCGGTGCTTGACCAGCAGATCCGAGGTCCGGTAGAGGCGCATCAGGGGCATTGCCTCGAAATCAACATCGAGTAATTCGCCAAGGCCGCTGCGTTCCCGCAGCCAGTGCCAGGTGGACAACTCGCTGCCCGGAGCGGCCATGCGGCCAATCACACTGCCGATAGCTGCCGCCTGCTGAACGCCGTTGAGGCCAACCATTGCAAGTATGTTGGCGAAATCAAGCCAATTCAAGGCAGCCTTGCCCACATGCTCAACCCCGATCGACCGAGGCCGGACCAACTCCAGCGAGTTGACATCCACCTCCTGATAGTCGGCATCGGTTTTGGCGTCCGCCTCGAAATTTTGGTTGCTCAACCGTGCGGCATAGCGCTGCGCCAGGGGTTCGATTTCGCTCGGCGCTGGCATGAGCGACATCTGCCCGGAGAGGATTTGCTCGATGCGTGTGCACAACTCCGGCCAGTGCTCCCGGGCAAGGGAAAAGTTGCTCCCCAGGTTCAGCAGGGTTCGCTGCCGTACCTTGCCCTCGATACGCTCCGAGGCCACCAGGCGGAAGGTATAATAGGCCTCCCCCGAAGCGGCGTTGCTGGTTTTGGTTTGTCGAATAAACATGAAGTGATGGCGTCGTAAAAAGTATTTCTATTTAACTGGTTAATTTTCCAGGATTAACGTCTGGATTACCATTGTCATTTTTCTCGCATTCTGTTAATATATTTGCGTAATATCAATTAAATGCGAGACGAGATAATGTTTCACGTGAAAAACCACAAACAGCTCAACATCCTCGACCCATGGGCCCATTTGGGACCCAAACGACGCGCCCTCCTGGACAACTCATGGGCAGGTCTTTTTCAGAAGCATATCCTGCCTGAACTCCCGGTGGAGTCCCTGCGCCACCATTATCATGACTACAATGGCCGACCCACCAAGGAACTGTATGCCATGATGGGGGTGATGATCCTCCAGCAAATGCATGATTGTACTGATCAGGAGGCGGTTGAGCAGTTCTGTTTCAATATCCAGTGGCACTATGCCCTCAACATCACCTCGTGCTCCGACGCGGCTGTATACCTCAGCCACAAAACGCTCTGGACCATGCGCGATCACCTGGCCTCGGATGCGAGCTATGCCGAGATATTTGATGCCTCCCTGGGCATCCTGGCCAAGTTGCTCAAGGCCGATATGAATAAGCAGCGCATGGACTCGGTGCATGTCAAATCCAACATGCGCAATCTGGGTCGTATCGGGTTGTTCACCAAAACGATCAAGAAGTTCCTCGTCAACCTGAAGCGACACCACCGGGAACACTTTGATCAACTCGACACGGAGTTGACCCAACGGTATCTGAGCAAATCGCAGGCGTCTTTGTTCGCCATGGTCAAACCCACCGAGTCCACCCGCACCCTTGATCAGTTGGCTGCGGATGTGCTGCTCTTGACCGAGCGTTTTGCCGCCGTGGACGAGGTCAGCACCATGCAGAGCTTCAAACTGCTGAGCCGGTTGTTCGCCGAACAGTGTGTCATCGAGGAAGACACCACCGCCGATTCTGGCAAGAAAGCCGTGGCCCGGCCGAACAAGGAGGTGCCCTCCGATTCACTGCAAAACCCCTCCGATGCGGATGCCGGCTACAGCAGTCATAAAGGCCAAGGGTATCAGGTGCAGTTGGTGGAAAACTACACCACCACCGATGAGCGTGGACCATCCCTGATCACGCAGGTGGCGGTGGAATCCGCGGATCAGCATGATGCCAATGCCCTCCTGCCCGCCTTGGCCCAACTGGAGCAGAAGGCGATGCTGCCGCAGCAAATGCTGGCCGATTCCCTCTACGGCAGCGACAGCAATTGTGAAACGGCCCTGCAGGAGCATCAGGTGGCAGTCATCTCCCCGGTCATGCCGGGCAATCAGAAGAAGTTCAACCTGACCGAATTCACCCTTGATGACCAGGGCAAGGTTCTCACCTGCCCCCAGGTCACGGCACCCGACACGGTGAAGAAATCAAAATCCGGCTACAGCGCACTCTTCCCCATCGCTGTTTGTCAGAACTGCTCCTCGTTTGACCGGTGCCCCGTCTCCATCGGAAAAAAGGGCTATTACTACCGCTACACCGACAAGGATATCCGCCTGGCCCGACGGCGACAGGAAGAAGAAAGCCCGGAGTTCAGGGAGAAGTACCGGTACCGGGCCGGCGTTGAGGCGACCATGTCGGAATTCGACCGGCGCACCGGTGTCAAACATCTCCGGGTTCGTGGCATGAAAGCAGTGCGGTTTGCCGCCTTCATGAAGGCCATCGGCTTGAACATATTGCGGGCCAGCAGGCACTGGGGCGTGAAAACCAGCCCAATGACGTCCTTTTACAGCCTATTTTTTTTCTCTTTGGCTTTCCAAGCATATTTCAAAGAACTTTTTCGGGAAGACTTCTCAACAAGAACTCACGAAGGCACAAACTTTCAACCAGTCGCTTCTTTTCGAGCGAATTGGGCGGTTTGACTTTTTACGAGGTCATCATGAAGTGAATAGAGCCATGTTTACCTGAAAAAGTCAATAGCCTTTATAAAAATTATGGCACTACAAACAGGTTTTCCTGAATTTTTTATTGAAATTATTGAGTTTTTTCGACGGAAATAGCTCAAAAAAGAAGAGATTAGGTATCCCTATGTTAAATATGGGTTAAGAGCAACGGTAGCGTCCTCAAATTTGGGTAAAATTGGAGATTCTTGAGGTTTCAGATAGTAGGGTTAATCTTGGAAGATCTGGCGCTGATTATTCTGCGCAGCATGTGAGATGGTGTTAGGCTGGGGGAGAGTACGCAAACCAACAGAACCAATAAATACTGACCAGCGGTAACCAATATGAGAAATGCAATCATCCGATCCACGGGATCCTATGCTCCAGCTTTGACCCTGCCGAATAGCTACTTTAACACATTACTTGGTGAAGATGTCAGTACCTGGCTGGAGACCAACCTGACCATACGGGAACGCAGATGGTGTAGTGAGGACGAATCCACCGCTGACTTGTGTGTTGAAGCTGGTAAAAAAGCGTTGCGCAATGCGGGAATAGAGGCATCTGCACTTGACTTAATCATCGTCGGCACGGATACGCCGGAACACATATCTCCCTCCACGGCATCAGCGGTTCACTATCGACTGGGAGCAATCAATGGCGGCGCTTTTGATTTGAATGCTGCCTGTTCAAGTTTTGTGACAGGGTTAGAGGTTGCCAGCCGGTATATCCGATCAGGAAGTGACTACTCCACCATCCTTATCATTGGCGGGTATGCTATGAGCAAATACTTAAACAAGAAAGATAAAAAAACAGTTTCTCTTTTTGCTGATGGTGCGGGAGCTGCTGTGCTTACCGCAGTTGAGGGTGGCAACCGGGGATTCTTGGGGGCCAAACAATTTACAGAAGGCCAGTATCATGAGTGGATGGGTATCTATTCGGGGGGGACGCATTACCCCATATCTCCCCAAGCTTTAGCCCATGGCGATCAGTATATGCAATTCACTAGAAGATTCCCGGAAGACAAAAATGTTGAAACCTGGACAGAGATGATTCGCTCCTTGTGTCTAGAACTTGCCATTAAACCGAATGATATCGATCATTATTTCATGACCCAGATCAACATAAATAGCATTTATGGAACAATGGATGCCCTCAACCTCGATCGCCGCAAAGCCTATACAATCATGGATAGATTTGCGTATACCGGTGCGGCGTGCATCCCCATGGCTATCGATGAAGCGGTTCAGGACGGAACGCTGAAAAGAAATGACTTAATCCTCCTGATCACCTCAGGCGGAGGACTCTCTTTTACCGCCGCCGTATTTCGCTATTGAGGTGGGGGAGAAGGTGGGCATGACGAGAATCTCGCACTTTTTCTTATCTAACTGGAGTTTGGAGTTTCAGATCGCCCCGGCCGGTAGGTGAATTTTAGGGGGGGGGTAACCTGAAAAAAATACAAAAAAATATTGACATAGCTGCCAAGGTGCGGCAGCCGCGCTTTCTAAGGAAAGCGCGGCCTTCAGAAGAGAACAACTTCACTCTTCTGGAGGCCGCCATGGGCAACAAGGGATATGGCAGTATCCCCGGGACCCTGTTTGAATGTATCACATTCCTTGCCAGGGCTCTACCGGTACGTTCCGTTCCAACCTTTATCGAACTGCTGATCGGTGCCATGCTCACCCAGACCGGGTTTGTTACCGGAGCCTGGCTGGCGATCAGACCGCGACGCAGTTGGAGCGCCTATTACAAATGGCTCCAGGAAGGCAAGTGGTCCTGGGTCGCTCTTGGGGTGCAGATGGCCCGGATGGTGGTGACCTTCTTTCTCCAACTGGTCTGGTTCCTGATCATTGACGACACCTTCGTCTACCGAGCCTCCCGGAAGGCGCCGGGAAGCGGAATCTATCACCAGCACGGCAACAAGGCCAATCGACCCCAGTATGCACGTGGCCAATGCTGGGTGAGCATGGCCCTGTCGGTAACCAGGGGCAAAAAGCACTCGGCGATCCCTTTGCTCTCCCGGCTGATGCGCACCGACGGCAACACCGGCAAGCTCGATGCGGCCAAGGTCCTGCTCAAGACCGTGGCACGGGTGTTCACCGGCAAAAAGGTCTGCCTCCTGGTGGACAGTTGGTATATGAAGTACCCTTTGATCTCCTTTGTCCTGGCCCTTGGTTTTCAGGTGATCGGCCAGGTCCGACGGGATACGGTGCTGTACGCGCTCCCCGTAGCCACCGGCAAACGGGGGCGACCGGCCAAGTATGGCGACAAATATACCCCGGAGGTGGTTGCTCTCTTGCCGGAGGTGCGCCATTGGGTGTTCCTCTACGGCAAGTGGCAATGGGTGCGCTACCGGAGTGCTGTCTGCCTGGCTAAATTCCTTCGCGGCCATCGGGTCAGGGCCGTGTGGATGCAGTTCGAAGACGAGGATGGCGAGCTCAGTAAGCCACGCCTGCTCATCTCCACCAACAGTAAGCTGAGTGCAGACGAGGTGTTCAAGTTCTACGCACGCCGCTGGGCCATCGAAGACCTCTTCAACCAGATGAAGAACGGTTGGGGCTGGCGCGAGGCCTGGCAGCAGTCCCGCCAAGTGCTGCACCGCTGGACTCAGATCCTTTCGGCCGCCTATGCCCTGCCGCAACTGCTGAGCATGTATTGCAGCGAGCAGATGCACGGACTGCTGCAACTGACGCCATGGCGGAAAAAGGCCCCGGTGACCGCCGGCCAGATTCGCTTGGGACTACGGATGTTTTTCAGCCATGTCCGGGTTCGGGACTGGTGGAACCCGACATGCCGAAAATTCGAACCCGGTTCACCCCTTGGGAAATCGGGCAATACTGCCGATTCAGGAAAAAAGTCCAGGAAACGGAGAGAAAGGAACAATAGGGTAACTCATCCGGCACCGCCATCGTGACGGTGGCTTAACCATGAAACTCCAAACTCCAGTTATCTAAGAAACTTCTTTTAACAAAAAATATTCAACGAAAATTATTAAAATCAACAAATTAGCGAAATCCCATGAATGGCTATAAAAATAAGGCTTGCCATTCAAGACGACTGGTCATATTATAAAAATCATCATGAAACAGCGAGACGAAAACAAACAACATATTATCCGTAAGGGGCTCAAAGCATTGTACCAAAAAGGGTATAACGCGACTGGTGTGCAGGAAATAGCCAACGCCGCTGAAATCCCCAAAGGTTCTTTTTATAATTACTTCAAAAATAAAGAAGACTTCGCAGTAGAAGCTATGCGTCTTTTCACAGAGCGAGAGCTTGAGATGACGAGACAAGTTCTGTTAGATGATAGCCTGCCTCCCCTCGAAAGAGTTAAGCGACTTTATCGAAATAAAATTAAATATTTATCATCAAAAGGCGGATTCTCTCTCGGTTGTTTTCTGTGTAACATCACCTTGGAAATGGCTGATGTAAGTGAAACTATCGCCTTGGAGGCCACTAGATGCTTTAAGAAAGAATATGCACCACTTCTCACATGCCTTGAGCAGGCCCAGGAAGAGGGATCGTTGGCTGAGTCAACTGATCTAGATCTCCTGGTGAGTCTTATTCGAAACTGCTGGCTCGGTGCGCTGGTGATCATGAAAGCCAACAAATCGGCACAACCTCTGGACGAGTTTCAGACACTTCTAGATGAGATGCTCAAAAACGCAGCAATCTCATAAAAATACTTGCCCTTAGTAAACGCCTTTATTTTGTAAAATTTGTACAAACGCTTTAAAGACGACTGGTCATATTAGGCGCTTTTTTACAAGTCCTGCACACTGCGGTGAACAGGATAGAACTCAAGAACACAAAGTCGGGCAGCAACAACTAAAACCAAGACGACTGGTCATATTGAACCAGCCAAGGAGCATTCCATGAAAAACATCACGTTCAAGGCAATGATAGTCACCGAAACCGATGACAAACAATTCATCCGTGAAATCAAAGAAAAAAACATTACAGACCTTCCCGAGGGCGAGGTGTTGATCAAGGTGCATTACTCATCGCTCAACTACAAGGATGCCCTTTCAGCCTCAGGCAACAAAGGCGTCACCAGAAAATACCCCCATACTCCTGGGGTTGATGCGGCAGGCGTGGTTGTTGAGAGCAGCGACAGCACCTTTAAACCAGGCGATGAGGTGCTTGTGACCGGATATGACCTGGGTATGAATACCTCCGGAGGTTATGAGGAATATATTCGGGTTCCCGCTAACTGGGTGGTTCGTCTTCCGGAAAATTTAAGTCTTCGGGAGAGTATGATCTACGGGACCGCCGGCTTCACGGCCGCTCTCTCCTGCTACAAGCTTATCAACAATGGTGTCACACCGGGTACGGGACCAGTCCTGGTCACGGGGGCAACCGGTGGGGTTGGCAGTATCGCTGTCTCTATTCTGGTGAAAAGTGGCTACGAAGTCGTTGCGGTTAACGGCATTGTTGATGAAAAAGACTATCTACTGGGGCTCGGCGCCAAAGAAGTGATTTCCATTGAAGAGGCCAACGATAAAAGTGGTCGTCCCTTGTTAAAGCCGCGCTGGGCAGGCGCCATTGATACTGTTGCGGGCAACATTCTTGCTTCTGCTATCAAAACAACTAAGTACGGTGGCACTGTAACCTGTTGTGGCAATGTTGGATCAGCAGAACTTGTTTCATCCATTTATCCTTTCATCCTCAATGGTGTGAGCTTATTAGGCATCGATTCGGTCAATTGTCCCGTGGATCTACGATTAAAAGTTTGGAATAAAATCGCCTCAGATTGGAAACTCGACCACTTAGAAAAAATCACAACCGAGCTGCCATCTTTGGAATCCCTCGATGAAAGAATTGGCCTAATTCTTAAAGGAAAAAATAAAGGGCGGGCAATTGTAAAAATATCATGATTGTTCCATTTCCAAATTTTGGAAACCAGCCAACGTGAAAACAAAAAGGAGCTATTTGAATAATTGGATAGCTCCTTTTCCTTGGGATAGATCAAAAATTTTTAAAAATTGACGTGGCCCTGGATTATTTATAAGCAAAATCAGGGCACCATTAAGCTTATGTTTGCGGGTTGTAGGCACATTTTAGTGCAGTGCCGGAGAAAATATCACGCAATTTCAATGTGATAAAATTTTACGCGTGGTGAAAATCTCAAAATCTGTGGGCACACGCGAAGCGATATTTCAGTTGAAATACGCGAATTAACACGCTAACGTGGTGGGCAGTCATGTATCTGCGAACCACGAAACGAAAAAACAAGAACGGCACCGTTACCGAGTATCTCCAGCTCGCCCACAACGAGCGCAATCCGGAGACCAACTCCACCGTTGCCCGCATCATCCACAGCTTCGGACGCGCCGATCAGCTCGACCGTGAGGCCTTGGTGCGGCTCGCCCGATCTATAGCCAGAGTCTGCGGGGTAACCATTGTTGACCCCGCTGGTAGCGAGGAGGCTCAAGGTGGTGGACTGCCCGACGATCTTGAGATCCTGCGCACAGTGGAACTCGGCACAGTGCTGGTCATCGAAACCCTTTGGGAGCGGTTGGGTATCGGCAAAGCGCTGCGGTCTCTGCTGGACAAAGGCAAGTATGCCGTTGCCTATGACCAGGCCCTGCTGGCCATGACCGCCAATCGTCTCTGCGCACCGGAATCCAAACTCGGTGTTTGGGATCGGTGGCTGGAGCAGGTCCATCTGCCCAAATGCCAAGGCCTGAAACTGCGGCAGATGTACGAGGCGATGGATTTCCTCCACAAGCATATCGACGCGGTAGAGGAAGCAGTCTTTTTTCAGACCGCCAACTTGTTCAACCTCTCGGTTGATCTGATCTTTTACGATACGACGACGGCTTCATTCTCCATTGATTACGAGGACGAGGCCGATGAAAACGACGGTCTGCGTCAGTACGGCCACTCCAAGGAGGGCACGTGGACGCCGCAAATCGTGGTCGCCCTGGCGGTTACCCGGGAAGGGCTGCCGGTGAAAAGCTGGATTTTTCCCGGTAACACGGCGGATGTATCCACGATCAAACGCATCAGAAAGGACCTACGAGGCTGGAACCTCGGTCGAGCGCTGTTCGTGGCCGACTCGGGTATGAATTCCTCCGCTAACCGGGAAGAGCTTGCACGGGCCTGTGGCAAATACCTGCTGGCCCCCCGCATGGCGACGGTTGCCGAAATCAAGAAAGAGGTCCTGTCCCAACCCGGTCGTTTCACCACCTTCACCGACAACCTGCAAGCCAAGGAGGTTGTTATCGGCGATGGCGAGCGACGGCGGCGATACATCCTCTGCTTCAACCCAAAGGAAGCAGAGCGGCAACGAATACATCGAGAAGAGATCGTCGGCATGCTCGAAGAGGAGCTTGCCAACCATAAGGACCGTAATGCTTCTACCCAATGGGCAGTCGAACTGCTGGCCTCAAAACGATACAAGCGGTACCTGACAACAACCGAGGCCGGTAAAATTCGCCTGGACCGAGCAGCCATCACCGAGGCCAAACGCTACGACGGCAAGTGGGTGCTGGAAACCAACGATGACACCATCAGCCTTGAAGATGCGGCCCTTGGCTACAAAGGACTTTTGGTTATCGAGCGGTGTTTCCGCTCCCTCAAGCGTACCCAGATCAAAATGATGCCTATGTATCATTGGGCCGCACGGCGCATCGAAACGCATGTAAAAATCTGTGTTCTGGCGCTGCTCATAGAGCGCGTTGCGGAACGTGAGTGCGGGGAGCCCTGGTCCCGGATACGGCGCAACTTAGCCAAACTTCAAGCCACTGAGTTTCAAAACGACCAGCACAGTTTTTTTCAGATTAATTCAGCGCCGGAAGCCTGTCGTGAACTGATGAAAAAACTTGTAACTCCGCTACCGACCAAAATTTTTGGCATTAAGCCCCTTGAAAAATAAGTGCAATACCTGTGGGCACACGCCAAAATCGGCACCACCCGCCAACGCCCACCAGGCAAGGCTTTGCGGCTAGGCGTGTTCCACAACCCGTAAACCCAGGTTAAGATGGATACCGGCAGTCTCAATCTGCTCTACGCTGGCAAGACTTGAGATTCTTCCTGATTATCCTTGATGGAGTGAGTCAAAATTCAAATCAGTCATAACCTGCAGAGAGAGCTTGATTCGAAATTAAAAAAAATAGTGCGTCACCTAATTCCGAGAACGGTTCCTTCTTTTCGTAGTGTGAGATTTTTCTCGGGTGAGCGGTGGTCAAACTTCTCGCAGCTGTTTCTTGACTGTTCATTCATTTTCCCTGTTCGGTTCAATCACTGTCGGCATCCTTTTCGGTACGGTTACGTCCAAGATGTTTGGCCCGATACATGGTCTGGTCGGCGCGCGCTAGCAGTTGATCTCTTGGCTCTCCAGTGTGGCGTTGCACGACTCCCAGGCTGGCCTGGACCGAGATTTCCTCAACTCCCCACACCACGGTCTCCCGTTCAATCGTGGTTCGGATCTTTTCCGCGAGCTGCCAGGCTGCGTCGAGATTGCAGCATTTCAGTACCACCAAGAATTCCTCCCCACCCCAGCGGCAGACGATGTCGGACTCGCGCAAACAGGACTGGATCAGCCGGCTGCAGGCGATGAGTACCAGGTCGCCAGCTTGATGGCCAAAGCGGTCGTTGATCGCTTTGAAATGATCGATATCGAGGAGAATGACCGAGAGATCCAATGCGTTGCGGGTCGCCTCGCTCAACGCCTGTTGGAACAGTGTCTCGCCGGAGTGGCGGTTGAAGAGGCCGGTCAGTTTATCGGAGGTAGCCAAGCGTTCCAGGCGGCACTGGTAGTGGGAGATGGTCCGCTGGACCACTACGAGGATGATCAGGCCAATGATCAGCCCCAGGGCAAGGTTGATCAGCAGGGTGCGGCGCAGCATTTCCATTTCCGGTGCCAAGGATTGTTCGACCAGCAAATACCAACCGAGTTCCTTGACATACCGGGTATCGACGATAAAAGTTTGACCGTCGCGCTCGTAGCTAAACGAACCATGTTCCTGTTTGAGGATTGTTGGGGCGATCTCCCGCAATCCTTCGATCTGATCCAGAATTGTGGGGAGGCGGTCGTTGTTGGCGGAAAAGGTGACCATGCCCTTGGCATCGACAAAAAAGATATGTCGCCGATAGCGCTGTTCGTAGGCGGCGAGCAGTTGGGTGACCGAGGAGACCGACAAGCCGCAGCCGGTAGCACCAATGTAGTTGCCGTCGTAGTCGTGGACCTGGTGGTTGATGAAGATGGTCATGGCGTCTCTGTTGGCCATATCCCGGTCGACATTAAGCTCGTAGGGCGCATCCATTGAACGTACTCGGTAATACCAGACGTCGCGGGGTTCTTCGGGGCTGACCTGCTTGAGGATGCCCTCGGCATGGTAGTAGATATAGCTTCGGTCGGAGACAAAAAAGCTGGTGATAGTCTGGTACTTGCTCTTCACCTCGGCCAGATAGCGGGTCATCCGGCCAACATCCTGTTCTCCCGCAAGGACCCAATCACGGAGAAAGGTATCCGAGGCCATCATCGAGGCAATGAAGATCGGCCGCACCAGATCCTTTTGGATTTCCGAATAGATATTGTCACCGGTCAGGGGGAGGATAGATTCACTGAGACCCCGTTTCAGCAGGGTGACCGAGACGGTGTAGCTGACCAGGGAGGTGGCGAGGAAACCGACGATGAGCAATAGGCTGATCAGGGTGGCGAAGCGATGTTTGGCGGGCATTCGGGTTTATTGTCCTTGAGAAAGGGAAAGGCGACCTGCTTCACCCCGGAGAGGTGGGGCTGATTTTCTGGACAGAATCAGGGCTTATTTAAGGTGGATACTGGCATTTTCAATCTGTTTTTCGTAGGCAAGGTTTGAGGTTATTCCTGACAAGGAGCGATCTGGCCGACAGGCTTTTCTGTATTATCCGTCCCGGAAATACTGCTTCCTTCCTTGGGCCAATGAGTTATTAATTTGCGGACTTCTCGCCCCAGTGGTCCGTGGTCAGGCACTCTGCCAGGCATCACTACCGCGATTTATTAAACAGCAAACGAACTCGGTGAAAGCTACCCGAGAGGTTAAGCCAAACGCCAAAATTCTTCGGCTAAATTGAGTTTGTCAATCTTGAGTTTGACTATTCCTTCGATACCATACAACATGAGGGTTACCTCTATTAGGTTTTGATTATTTTTTCGAACTATAATCAAATCTGGCAATCCTTACTTTTTCGACTGAGGCTTCAGGTCAAATTGACACTATCGCATGTACGAAAAGGTGTGACATGAAAA
Coding sequences within it:
- a CDS encoding transposase — encoded protein: MFIRQTKTSNAASGEAYYTFRLVASERIEGKVRQRTLLNLGSNFSLAREHWPELCTRIEQILSGQMSLMPAPSEIEPLAQRYAARLSNQNFEADAKTDADYQEVDVNSLELVRPRSIGVEHVGKAALNWLDFANILAMVGLNGVQQAAAIGSVIGRMAAPGSELSTWHWLRERSGLGELLDVDFEAMPLMRLYRTSDLLVKHRQTIEEMLFQRIDTLFSLPSTVTLYDLTNTYFEGEMGSNHKAKRGHSKEKRSDCPLVTLGLVLDGSGFVRRSRMFAGNVVEGTTLAEMLEGLNAPASALVIMDRGIATEENITWLVDHQYRYLVVSRERVRKFDANDAVETSSACGQTIRIQRVLNEEGTEARLYCHSEERQNKEEAINQRFYRSVRAGVDQDCRWSEQTAHHQGPRQAVTAHRPPGCQIPWCWPALSHRADPRCRRHQGHWPYLGAVAGRGQYAHPSRRLLPAHQRTDLGRGQVVADLYHAH
- a CDS encoding transposase, whose protein sequence is MFHVKNHKQLNILDPWAHLGPKRRALLDNSWAGLFQKHILPELPVESLRHHYHDYNGRPTKELYAMMGVMILQQMHDCTDQEAVEQFCFNIQWHYALNITSCSDAAVYLSHKTLWTMRDHLASDASYAEIFDASLGILAKLLKADMNKQRMDSVHVKSNMRNLGRIGLFTKTIKKFLVNLKRHHREHFDQLDTELTQRYLSKSQASLFAMVKPTESTRTLDQLAADVLLLTERFAAVDEVSTMQSFKLLSRLFAEQCVIEEDTTADSGKKAVARPNKEVPSDSLQNPSDADAGYSSHKGQGYQVQLVENYTTTDERGPSLITQVAVESADQHDANALLPALAQLEQKAMLPQQMLADSLYGSDSNCETALQEHQVAVISPVMPGNQKKFNLTEFTLDDQGKVLTCPQVTAPDTVKKSKSGYSALFPIAVCQNCSSFDRCPVSIGKKGYYYRYTDKDIRLARRRQEEESPEFREKYRYRAGVEATMSEFDRRTGVKHLRVRGMKAVRFAAFMKAIGLNILRASRHWGVKTSPMTSFYSLFFFSLAFQAYFKELFREDFSTRTHEGTNFQPVASFRANWAV
- a CDS encoding ketoacyl-ACP synthase III codes for the protein MRNAIIRSTGSYAPALTLPNSYFNTLLGEDVSTWLETNLTIRERRWCSEDESTADLCVEAGKKALRNAGIEASALDLIIVGTDTPEHISPSTASAVHYRLGAINGGAFDLNAACSSFVTGLEVASRYIRSGSDYSTILIIGGYAMSKYLNKKDKKTVSLFADGAGAAVLTAVEGGNRGFLGAKQFTEGQYHEWMGIYSGGTHYPISPQALAHGDQYMQFTRRFPEDKNVETWTEMIRSLCLELAIKPNDIDHYFMTQININSIYGTMDALNLDRRKAYTIMDRFAYTGAACIPMAIDEAVQDGTLKRNDLILLITSGGGLSFTAAVFRY
- a CDS encoding transposase, which gives rise to MGNKGYGSIPGTLFECITFLARALPVRSVPTFIELLIGAMLTQTGFVTGAWLAIRPRRSWSAYYKWLQEGKWSWVALGVQMARMVVTFFLQLVWFLIIDDTFVYRASRKAPGSGIYHQHGNKANRPQYARGQCWVSMALSVTRGKKHSAIPLLSRLMRTDGNTGKLDAAKVLLKTVARVFTGKKVCLLVDSWYMKYPLISFVLALGFQVIGQVRRDTVLYALPVATGKRGRPAKYGDKYTPEVVALLPEVRHWVFLYGKWQWVRYRSAVCLAKFLRGHRVRAVWMQFEDEDGELSKPRLLISTNSKLSADEVFKFYARRWAIEDLFNQMKNGWGWREAWQQSRQVLHRWTQILSAAYALPQLLSMYCSEQMHGLLQLTPWRKKAPVTAGQIRLGLRMFFSHVRVRDWWNPTCRKFEPGSPLGKSGNTADSGKKSRKRRERNNRVTHPAPPS
- a CDS encoding TetR/AcrR family transcriptional regulator codes for the protein MKQRDENKQHIIRKGLKALYQKGYNATGVQEIANAAEIPKGSFYNYFKNKEDFAVEAMRLFTERELEMTRQVLLDDSLPPLERVKRLYRNKIKYLSSKGGFSLGCFLCNITLEMADVSETIALEATRCFKKEYAPLLTCLEQAQEEGSLAESTDLDLLVSLIRNCWLGALVIMKANKSAQPLDEFQTLLDEMLKNAAIS
- a CDS encoding YhdH/YhfP family quinone oxidoreductase, whose translation is MKNITFKAMIVTETDDKQFIREIKEKNITDLPEGEVLIKVHYSSLNYKDALSASGNKGVTRKYPHTPGVDAAGVVVESSDSTFKPGDEVLVTGYDLGMNTSGGYEEYIRVPANWVVRLPENLSLRESMIYGTAGFTAALSCYKLINNGVTPGTGPVLVTGATGGVGSIAVSILVKSGYEVVAVNGIVDEKDYLLGLGAKEVISIEEANDKSGRPLLKPRWAGAIDTVAGNILASAIKTTKYGGTVTCCGNVGSAELVSSIYPFILNGVSLLGIDSVNCPVDLRLKVWNKIASDWKLDHLEKITTELPSLESLDERIGLILKGKNKGRAIVKIS